TCTGAGGTGGATTTTCTGCTCTACATGGTTTGTGCAGTAGTCAGTTTTCTCGTGCTGCTTACAGAAGTGTCAAGAATGATGAGCTGAGCATGAGGTAAGGGTGAAGAAACATGGCACACCTCACCTGAGCCGAATCACCAAGCTTCACCTCCTCGTCTGCAGGCCATATGGATGCCTCAACCTGAACTGCAGAGGTGTTCAGAGCGGCACTTCACCCACCCCAAATACCAGACACCGACAAATCAAGAGCGTTCTGCAAGGTACCCAACTGCAGTCCTCAAATGATCAAGGGACTCAAAATCAAAGCCAGAGAAACCGTCAGCCGTGAAAGCTCTGAGGGATGAGAAGTCTGACCATAATGTGGCTTCCTTGATGGGACCCgggagcagaggaggaagggtaGGGGAAATAGTGCCACCCGTGACGGGTGCGGCTTCCTCTGCGCTTGGACTAACTCAGCAGCCCATGTGGGCGAGTTGCTGCGGTGGTCACTTCTTGCTGCGGGGAAGGTCAGCCTCAGGGGAACCTGATGAAATGAGGACTGGAAACCTCAGCCACAGATCCAAATCTgcttaatcatttatttaaaaataaatgtgagtttaaccatttattaaacaataaagaagagaagaagaaacccTTGCTCTTGGTCATGAGGCACACACGTATCTGCCATCTTCAGACTGAGACATAAAGCACACAACGCGATGCTCAAGCCTTCAGTATGCAGGTCACCCATGTGGCCGCCTCTCAGATCCAAACAGAGAACATTTCTAGCACTTTCTTACACCCCCTCTGGTCAATCTCCACTCAGCCCTCCTGGTCACCCCATCATCTCATCAAAGCTTATttctagaggctggggttgtggctcagtggtggagtgattgcctagcatgtgccaggggctgggtttgattctcagccccacctataaatttaaacaaataaagtaaaataaagatccattgataactaaaaaaaattttttaaagattatttctaCCTGTTATTGAAAtccatagaaaacaaaaatcttacaGTAATACACTTCATGTTTTGGCTCTTTCACTTTTTTAAGAGGTTCATATGTGTTCCAACTCAGTAGACTGCTTTTTAAAttgctgtatagtattccattctgtgaatatacttttttttcccccatttatcTACTGGTGACCGCTTGGGTTTTTCAGCTTGGAATAATTCTGAATAAAGTTTCCGGGAGACTTGGTTTTCTTCCTTGGGACTATTTAACTCTCCTTGATTTACAGGGGAGAGTGTGAGGGCAGACTCTCTGGGTTCATATTCCAGCTTCACCAAAAACCAGCTTTGTGACTGTGGCCCCGTAGCCCAACTTTGCAGGGCTTCAGTTTCTCACATCTGTATAACAGACAGCAGACCATCTACTATGGGGTGGAGAGGTTAAATGAACGAGTATGTAAAATAGTTAGAAAAGTCCCTGAatgacacttcacagaagaagaaatacaatcaatcaacaaatatacgaaaaaatggtcaccatctctagcaatcagagacttgcaaatcaaaactacactaagactTCCTCTGACTCCAATCAGAAAGGCAATCGTCAAGAACACAAGCAGCAATAAATGTTgttaggatgtgggggaaaaggtacactcatacattgctggtgggactgcaaactatGGAAAGTGgtgtggagattcttcagaaaacttggcatggaccaccatttgacctaggtATACCATTCCtaggcttatacccaaaggacttaaaatcatcagtgatgcagccacatcaatgtttagagcagctcaattcacaatagctaaacagtgggacaaacctagattcccttcaatagatgaatgaataaagaaaatgtggtatatatacacaaaggaatattactcagctttaaagaagaatgaaactatggcattgaCCAGGTAccggagaatatcatgctaagtgaaataagccagtcccccaaaaaccaaagctgaatgttttctctgacttgCGGATCCTAATTCACAATCGGGGTGGGGGCTacagaagaatagaggtactttggattagaggGGGTGAGGGGGTTGGTAAGAGGGGAGGGGCTATGGgagtgggaaggacagtggaatgaatcagatattatggCCGGTTGTGCATACATGATGTCAGGACTGGTGTGATTTtacatcatgaacaaccagaGAACGAGAAGGTACACTccacttatgtatgatgtgtcaaaacgcattctactgtcgtgtataactaattagaaaagtTCGTGTCTACAGGAGGCCTAAAATACACAGAGGCAATGATGACTCAGTCAAGTCCCAGGTCAGCAGAAAGCACCCAAAGTGGGGACATCAGCAAACTGAGACATCAGGGCCAGGGCCAGCGTTTCTGGGAAGAGGGGGGCGTGGCTAGCTCACCATCACCAGATGGGTGAAGGTTGGCCAAGCAGCTTAATTTGACAAGTGACCCATTTCATTAGCGGCACCAGAGTGGCCTGACCAGGAGGGGACCGGTTCTTTCAGCCAGGGACCCCAAACCTTGCAGTCCTTCCCTGAAATTCCGGGAACACAGGGCTCGTGACAGATACTCGGACCCCTCCCTGTCGCTTCTTCCGAAGTCCCTACCCAGTTTCCTGTTTCTTCCTGACGGGGAGTAGCCACAGGCAGGGAGTTACAGGGGTGGGGATAAAGGCTGTGGTGCCAGCAGTCCTGGGCACTGAGGGACAGCAGTGACCATGAGTGACTTCAAGCAAGTGCGGGTGCAGCAGCTGGACCCCCTGGGTGAGGCTGGGCTGGGACTCCGGGAGCCTGGAGGGCCACGGGCACCAGCCTGGGGGGCAGCCTGTCCCGCTCTGACTGACGCTCTGCCCACACAGAGGAGGAGCTGGCGGCCAGCAGCGCCAGAGGCTCCCTCAGCCACCACGCACTCCAGCCGCCCTCCAGAGCAGGCAGCTCTGCAGGTAGAGCAGGGGGGGACTGAGGAGGGACAGGTGCTCCTGGGCAGCCGCGTCCTGGGGACGAGGAGGTCGGGTGTCCGGGCTCTGGGATCCTGGCAGGCGGAGGCCCAGACCTGGAGGCTGGAATCTGGGCTCCTGGGTCCTGGGAAGGTGGAGGCCGAGACCTGGACTCCTGGGTCCGTGGACGAGGCCCGGGCCAGGCTGTCCCTGggccaggctgaggcagggaccCTGGTGTGCTgagcccttccttccctcctcaggGTGTCTGAGCTCCGGCTCTGCCCTCCTGCTGCTGCAGCTACTCTCCCTCATGGTCTTGGCTGGGCTCCTGGTGGCCGTCCTTGCCCAAGGTCAGCCCTGGGGTTTGGAGCTCTGTGGTCTGGCCCTTGGACTTGGGTGGCCAAGGCAGGAGGGAGCTGGGATGAACGCTGGGATTCGACCCTTAGCAGGTTCTAGGGTCTGCTCGGCCCCCACACCTCTGGTgcggggggtggggagcagcACAGGAGGGTGCTGGTCCCGCCttccctgggtgtcagggggccTCGTCTTCAGCTGGGGTTAAGAAGGCCTTGGCTCTCAGACACCAGGTCCCTGGGGGCCAGGGCAGTGCATGGAAGCCAGCAGGTCCAGCATCTGGGGCTTCTTTTCTCTTGGCACAGTCTCCAGGGTCCCCAGCTCCCAGGGACAGGAGCAGGAGCTGTCAAAGCAGAAGGTGTGCCAGGAGCTGACCCAGCTGAAGGCAGGAGTCGGTGAGTGAGCAGACACCGCGCTCCCAGGGCCCCAGAGGGTCTCCACTTTGCTTGGGTCAccagccctctctgagcctcagtttcctgggcTATTTTGTGGGAACACAGGATAACAGTGACAGTGGCACTTGGTGCTCACAGACGGCCGTGCACACAGTGGGCACTCAGGCCAGTCTCCTGGGCTCTGGAGCCCTGCTTGTCCcaggctggaggagatgggaccAGGACTCCTGGGGGCTCCTGGGGGGAAGGGACATCTGGGAATGGGGAGGGGACAGTCACCCAGGTGCAGGGTCATGTGAGGGCCCTGACTCCAGGGCTTGAAGGTGGGCAGACATGGGAACATGGCCTCCCAGCACGGGTCCTGACCCTCTCCCCCAACAGACCGCCTGTGCCGCCCCTGCCCCTGGGACTGGACGTTCTTCCGAGGACACTGTTACTTCTTCTCCAAGTCCCAGCGGAACTGGAATGACTCTGTCACCGCCTGCCAGGAAATGAGGGCCCAACTAGTCGTCATCAAAAGCGCTGAGGAGCAGGTGCATGGTGGGCCCCATCCTGGTCTGGGCAGGCATCTGGCCACTGGCCACCTGGGAGGAGACGTTGGTCAGACAGGTTTTCAGGAGCAGGGGCTGCTTCCTCCagtggaagggaggagaaggcatgGGTGGCCGGTGGGGCCAGGCAGCTCGCAGGGAGCCTCACAGGAAGTCTGGTCGTGCATGAGTGCTTTGGGAGACACACCTAGAGGGTGACCTGGTGCGCTGGCCAGGGGAGCCGCCTGCTCTCAGGGATAACAAGTACTCGGGGGCGCTGTGCCCATCTCCCTGGTGAAAACCTGCCCCCCGCCCCGTGGTCGCATTCCAGCGTCCCAGGGACTCACTCCGTGCAGAGCTGGAAAGAGGGCATGTGCGTGATTGGCAGGCACGAAGGTTCCATCCAGCTCCGCACATTGAACCCTGTCACGAGTAACTTCCTGTGGAAATGCTCAGAACTCAGCACCCAGCTAAACATGTCACGTCACCAAGTGTGTGTGACGAGAGGCCGCTGGGCACAGTCAGTGTGCAAGTCAGGACACATCTGTCCATAGGGTACAGTTATGAGAGCCACACAGACCTCCTGAACATGGATGGGACCTGGAACATTAGAAGGCTGAAGGTCAGACTGCAAGCAGAACTTCCTGTCAAGAGACTGGAGAGACAGCAGGTGGAAATGGGGGCAGAGCTCTCCCTTgactcctcctctcctccttcagaACTTCCTGCTGCAGACTTTTAAGAATAGGCAGCACTGGATGGGACTGTCAGACCTGAACGAGGAAGCCACATGGCACTGGGTGGATGGGTCACCTCTGTCACCCAGGTAGGTCCTCAGATGAGGGGACAGGCAGGCGGTAGAGTGGGGTGGGTTCTGAAATGGGGGATCTTGAGCTATCCTGGTGGGTCCCCTGCTCTCCCTGTTGCCCTGGTCCCCAGAGTCCGTCGTTCGTGTTGAGGAAGGGGGTCTTCATGCCCACGTTCAGATGGGAGGGCAGGTCCCGAAGTTGCACTGTCAGAGCCGCGGGAGGAGCTCCTGGCTGGGTGGGTGACTTAGAACCAGGGGACTAGTAGGAAGCCTGAGGTCTGGGAGGGCCACCAGATCAGGGACGAGAGCTTGTGAGACCTCAAAGAGCCCAAGAGAAGCAGCCAACCTCACCCCTCGAAGGGCCCCCAGGGCAAGGGCAGGAGCaaaggatggggagggaggggctgccGGCAAGGACCTGCGAGGCAGCGCGAGTGGCTTCGGAACGGCCGCCTGGAACCTTTTCAGTGGGTTCTGGGGAAGAGCCACCCCTCATTTCTGGTGTTGGTCAGCGGGTGGCGATGGCAGGTGTAAGGGGCCCAGGGCCCACTGAGCACGGCGTGGGCAGCGTGGAAAATCCCACTGGAAATCCCACCCTCAGCTTGGGGTTACCAGGGTCCGTCAAGGTCCTGACCCAGGCACGTCCCTGGGCGTCCACAAGCCATGCCAGCCGTGTGCATGCAGGGCAGATGCGAGAGAGGGGGCATCCGATGTCCTGGGGCAGAGACtgtccccggggtggggggggggctgtggcTCACAGTGTGGATGGATTTGCAGCCTCACGTATTGGAACCAAGGAGAACCCAACAACGTGGGGGAGGAAGACTGCGCGGAGATCACTGACAGCGGCTGGAACGACGCCAAGTGTGACGCTGAGAAATTCTGGGTCTGCaagacctcctcctcctcctgccccaacaCCTGAACGCTGTTTCTCTCACCTGTCACTGCTGCCTGACCTGGCTGGACAGGTGGTCGAGCTTGACCCCAGTGTCCCTCCTCTTGCCCTGGGTCTTAGCAAAGCCCTGATTCCCTGCCTTGGAGTCCTCGTCATCTAAGGGGCTGGACCGCGAGGGTCCTTCCTTCGATGTCTGCAGGTTCTCGTGGGCTTAGCGGTTGGGTTTCTGGTCCACCTTTATGGTTGAATGCGGTGACCAGGTGTCTGATGCATCAGGACCTGGGGCACTCCATTCATCTGCTCTGCCTTCCCTGTAGGGTTTGGTGGCCAGGTGCAGCCTCGCTGTCCCCTGTCCTCTGTCCCTGCACACCTTCCTTCCATCTGCTCAACTTCGTCCACCTCCCTGCAGCCCTGGCCCCGGGGACCTTCCCTGGTTGCTGTAGCTCCTCCTGCAGGCTGGACGCAGCTGGGAAGGGCTTCCCCAGCCAACGACTGAAGAGAGTCGGAGGATGACTACCCCAGCTCCCTCTCCTGGGATGCCCAGTGGACCTTGCAGTCCGGCTCCCGATCTCTCTTCAAGGAAGGACATGCGGCCTGGCTGCGGGCAGCCCCCTCCTGCCTCGGGTCTCCTACAGGGAGCTGCTTCCTCTGGGTGGGCTCCCTTCCTGACCCATCCCATACGGGTGCAGGAGGGTGAAGATGTGGCCGTGGTGGGCCAACATGGGCCAACTCTGAAGGACCCTTCTGGTGCCATGGCTCCCGTGGGGTCAGCTGTGGCTCTGTCAGAGCTCTGCTGACCTCTTCCTCTGCCCCATCGTGCTCCCCTTCAGGACATAACAGAAGATCTGTTTGCTCTTGGTGCCGATATTGAGCCGTGGGTGTGCCCTTGGGTATTTTAGTCTGCTCCCTCACACCTGAATTTAGACTCATCAGGTGACTTAGACGGGGGTCTCTAGGAACCTGAGGATGGGAACAACCACTAAATCTCCAGGGAGGGGCGTGGAGACGGAGCTATACAAATTCTGGAAGAGGGAGCTTTGGCAGTTCCACAGCTGGGGGACATGAGGAAGTGCCGGAGGGTGGCCCCTGGGAGAGGCACAGACGCACCCCACAagattctctccctcccttcttggGTTCACCTGTTCCGTGTGTCTGTTTCCTTCATAATAAACCAGTAAGCGTTTCCCTTATcagtatcctttataataaacctgTAAGTGCAAGCAAAGTGTGTTTCTGAGTTCCTGTGCATCGATCTGGAGACTGGGTTGGGCAATCAAAGCCAGAGGGCTGGCCCGCGGGGGCCTGACCCGCCCAGGCACCCCAGGAGGGTGCAGCAGAAGAGGGCTCCGTCTTACGGACCAGACCGACTTGAGGAATCTGATGTGCCCTCTTGGTGACTAGTGTCAGAACGGCAGGATTGCTTGTTGGAAAAAATTCTGCAGGCTCCCGGCCACCAAGGATGGCCCCGAAAATGTTCCTTCATGAACAGCTTGTGTGCTAAATTCCCTCGCCCCGACAGACAGTCGATTTTGAACGCAGTTTTATTTCTTGGACTCTCCCGATGGTTCCCCTGGTGCTGATTCCCTTTCTGGTCTTCACTATTTCCTTCTCTGGGCTTGTTTGGCATCGATtggactctttttaaaattagttcctTGAGGCTGTGTGTGTAAGATCTTTCCTCTGATAAGCACAAGTTCTAGGGTTGAATCTCCGGCGGCTTTGTGTTCCGATATAGAGCACAGCAACACTTCCTTGCTTAAAGTAGGACAGATTTTCTAATCCTCAGAGCCAAGACGTCTGGCTGGGTagagagggagggctggggaaagCAGAAACGAGACAAAGTGGATCGTCCCTTCCACCTTATGTTCCTCGTCGGATGAAGGCAGGGGGGACAGAACTCTAGAGCCAGGACAGACTGGGAGACCTGAGGCTACTTTAGGTGGCCTTTTCTGTGTGAGGATCACGGCAGGGAGAGCTTTGTTTTCAGGCCTGTGGAAACCAGCCTGGCTGTAAAATTGGGCAGTCATCCCTCCAACTGTGACTTCTCAGGAAGCGAGAGAAGCGCTTTAGTTTCAGTCGGGTGACTAGGAACATTAGCGTAAGAGACTCTGCTGGGCTTTGCTTCATCTGTTGGGTCCTAGAGCAGGAGCTTAGTTCAAACAGTAACCTTCTGGGATTTTACCTACACCTCTTTTCCAATCTAAGcaaaagaaaagtgtgtgtgtgtgtgtgtgtgtgtgcgcgcgcgtgcacgCATGTGCTCCTGCT
This genomic interval from Marmota flaviventris isolate mMarFla1 chromosome 1, mMarFla1.hap1, whole genome shotgun sequence contains the following:
- the LOC139702334 gene encoding CD209 antigen-like protein E, giving the protein MSDFKQVRVQQLDPLEEELAASSARGSLSHHALQPPSRAGSSAGCLSSGSALLLLQLLSLMVLAGLLVAVLAQVSRVPSSQGQEQELSKQKVCQELTQLKAGVDRLCRPCPWDWTFFRGHCYFFSKSQRNWNDSVTACQEMRAQLVVIKSAEEQNFLLQTFKNRQHWMGLSDLNEEATWHWVDGSPLSPSLTYWNQGEPNNVGEEDCAEITDSGWNDAKCDAEKFWVCKTSSSSCPNT